The window AAAAAAATTGAAATGGAAGTGATTGTTCGTGCTCAATGACATACAGATTGGGCGTTATCTGCCCGGAGATTCGTTTCTGCACCGCATGGATCCGCGTGTGAAGATGGTGCTGCTCTTCTTTTTCCTGCTGCTCATTTTTTTTGTGCAGAACGTGGCGGGATTCCTTGCACTCTCTCTTGCCGTTGCATTGCTGATGGTGTTCTCGGAGGTGCCGCTGGGGATGCAGCTGCGCTCGATCCGGCCGATTCTCTGGATTGTGATTTTCACCTTCGGGGTGCATCTCTTTATGACACCGGGGACGGAGGTGTTTCACGTCGGACCGTTTGCCGCAACGTGGGAGGGGGTGGCACGCGGGAGCTACATCAGTCTGCGCCTTATTCTGCTCATTCTCCTGAGCACGCTCCTGACGCTGACGACGAGCCCCCTGCGCCTGACGGACGGCCTTGAGTCGTTGCTCTCACCGCTGCGCCGTTTTCGCGTGCCCGTGCACGAACTTTCGATGATGATGACGATTGCCCTGCGCTTTGTGCCGACGCTGCTCGATGAGCTGGATCGCATCATGAAGGCGCAGAAGGCGCGCGGGGCGGATTTTGAGCGCGGGAACATCATGCAGCGATTGCGTGCGATTGTGCCGATCCTCGTGCCGCTCTTTCTCTCGGCGTTCCGCCGTGCGGACGAGCTCGCGCTTGCGATGGAGGCGCGCTGCTATCGCGGCGGCGAGGGGCGCACGCAGATGAAGGAGCTGCGTGCGGGGCGGATCGATTATGCGGCGATTGCCGTGTTTGTGCTCGGTGCGGCGGGGATCTGCGCCGTGAGCCTCGGAGGTCTGCCCATTGCGCCCTGAACACGTGGAAACGATGAAGGCGCGTGCGCGAAATATTGCGTTGAAAGTCGCCTATGACGGGACGAACTATCACGGCTTTCAGCGGCAGACAGCGCCGGTTATCGCGGTGCAGAATGTGCTTGAACGTGCTCTGGCAAAGGTCTGCGGGGAGCAGGTGGAGCTTGCCGCCGCAGGGCGGACGGATGCGGGCGTGCACGCGTATGGGCAGGTGGTCAATTTCTTTACGGACGGACGTATTCCAACCAAACGTCTGCCGCGTGCGGTGAACGGTCTTCTGCCGCCCGATATTGTGGTGACAGAGGCGTGGGAGGCGGCGCGTGATTTCAGCGCACGTCACTCGGCGACGGGGAAGGCGTATGTCTACCGCATCGAGCAGTGTACTGTTCCGAATCCCTTTACACGCAGCTATGCGTGGCAGATCTTTCAGCCGCTCGATCACGATGCGATGCGTGCGGTGCTTGCTCTGCTCGTGGGAACGCATGACTACTCCTCGTTTCGTGCGGCGGGCGGCGCGCCGATGTCGCCCGTGCGCACGCTCGATGAGATACGGATGGATGAGGATGGAGGCGGACGGCTCTCGTGCTGTCTGCATGGAAACGGCTTTCTCTATCACATGGTACGCAATATCATGAGTGCGGTGGTGAGTGTGGGGCTCGGGCGTATCTCGACGGATCGTTTCGCCGAGATCTTTGCCGCGCGTGATCGGCGGCTTGTGCCTCCGACCGCACCTGCCTGCGGGCT of the Selenomonas dianae genome contains:
- a CDS encoding energy-coupling factor transporter transmembrane component T family protein, with protein sequence MLNDIQIGRYLPGDSFLHRMDPRVKMVLLFFFLLLIFFVQNVAGFLALSLAVALLMVFSEVPLGMQLRSIRPILWIVIFTFGVHLFMTPGTEVFHVGPFAATWEGVARGSYISLRLILLILLSTLLTLTTSPLRLTDGLESLLSPLRRFRVPVHELSMMMTIALRFVPTLLDELDRIMKAQKARGADFERGNIMQRLRAIVPILVPLFLSAFRRADELALAMEARCYRGGEGRTQMKELRAGRIDYAAIAVFVLGAAGICAVSLGGLPIAP
- the truA gene encoding tRNA pseudouridine(38-40) synthase TruA, with the protein product MKARARNIALKVAYDGTNYHGFQRQTAPVIAVQNVLERALAKVCGEQVELAAAGRTDAGVHAYGQVVNFFTDGRIPTKRLPRAVNGLLPPDIVVTEAWEAARDFSARHSATGKAYVYRIEQCTVPNPFTRSYAWQIFQPLDHDAMRAVLALLVGTHDYSSFRAAGGAPMSPVRTLDEIRMDEDGGGRLSCCLHGNGFLYHMVRNIMSAVVSVGLGRISTDRFAEIFAARDRRLVPPTAPACGLYLLSVDYAEVPQ